Proteins from one Mycobacterium adipatum genomic window:
- a CDS encoding superoxide dismutase → MAEYSLPELDYDYGALEPHISGQINEIHHSKHHAAYVKGLNDALAKLEEARAGDDQSAIFLNEKNLAFHLGGHVNHSIWWKNLSPNGGDKPEGELAAAIDDQFGSFDKFRAQFTAAANGLQGSGWAVLGYDSLGDRLLTFQLYDQQANVPLGIIPLLQVDMWEHAFYLQYKNVKADYVKAFWNVVNWADVSDRYAKATAKTSGLIFG, encoded by the coding sequence GTGGCTGAATACTCACTGCCAGAACTCGATTACGACTATGGCGCGCTGGAGCCCCACATTTCCGGGCAGATCAACGAGATCCACCACAGCAAGCACCACGCCGCCTACGTCAAGGGCCTCAACGACGCCCTGGCCAAACTCGAAGAAGCCCGCGCCGGTGACGACCAGTCCGCGATCTTCCTCAACGAGAAGAACCTCGCCTTCCACCTCGGCGGACACGTCAACCACAGCATCTGGTGGAAGAACCTGTCCCCCAACGGCGGCGACAAGCCCGAAGGCGAACTGGCCGCCGCCATCGACGACCAATTCGGATCGTTCGACAAGTTCCGCGCCCAGTTCACCGCCGCGGCCAACGGACTGCAGGGCTCCGGCTGGGCCGTCCTGGGCTACGACAGCCTCGGCGACCGCCTGCTGACCTTCCAGCTCTACGACCAGCAGGCCAACGTCCCACTCGGCATCATCCCGCTGCTGCAGGTCGACATGTGGGAGCACGCCTTCTACCTGCAGTACAAGAACGTCAAGGCCGACTACGTCAAGGCCTTCTGGAACGTCGTCAACTGGGCCGACGTCTCCGACCGCTACGCCAAGGCCACCGCCAAGACCAGCGGACTGATCTTCGGCTGA
- a CDS encoding rhodanese-like domain-containing protein: MADGDIPQIEVSALPVTFDDSVVLLDVREPDEWQRGHVAGAQHIPLGDVPARIDEIDRDATLYVICHAGGRSQRVAQYLVRNGFEPTNVTGGMLSWVQAGRPVCTDDGNTGTV; encoded by the coding sequence ATGGCTGACGGCGATATCCCACAGATCGAGGTCAGCGCGCTGCCGGTGACATTCGACGACTCGGTGGTGCTGCTCGACGTGCGGGAGCCCGACGAATGGCAGCGCGGGCATGTGGCCGGAGCCCAGCACATTCCGCTGGGTGACGTCCCTGCCCGGATTGACGAGATCGACCGGGACGCCACGCTGTATGTCATCTGCCACGCCGGTGGGCGCTCCCAGCGCGTCGCGCAGTATCTGGTCCGCAACGGATTCGAACCGACCAATGTGACCGGCGGAATGCTGTCCTGGGTGCAGGCCGGGCGACCGGTGTGTACCGACGACGGCAACACCGGCACGGTCTGA
- a CDS encoding DUF4328 domain-containing protein: MIQVCAQCGTRWNVRDRQRVWCPRCRGTLLAPGATGAPGAPPSPGRPAAGRPGSAPAGYRWIAVRPGAPPAPRRKRAPLGPTPRYAYIPRWGLYDRFDDGDTAGQVIAERSAPAPAAVRRMIVVTLVLLGAAAVLHVLRYGLLLINRSVLLDPIVAALGTWLPVAASAAAFFAVVATALVLTNWLIARRAAAYAHVGSPDPRSARELWAGCLIPFVNLVLAPVFVIELARTERRTGLRIVSWWITWFFSYVLSVASIVTTVLTIFYDGAQRIADNTVITTVAYLVAMAALLLMLQVYEGFERQPVDRPSRRWVMVAVGAAGAERPDTGGESGVPVEAEDRNPAA, translated from the coding sequence GTGATCCAGGTCTGTGCCCAATGCGGGACGCGATGGAATGTGCGCGACCGCCAACGGGTCTGGTGCCCACGGTGCCGCGGCACGTTGCTCGCCCCCGGGGCCACGGGAGCCCCCGGGGCGCCGCCGAGCCCCGGCAGGCCTGCCGCCGGCCGGCCGGGCAGCGCCCCCGCCGGCTACCGCTGGATCGCGGTGCGCCCCGGTGCACCGCCGGCTCCCCGGCGTAAACGCGCCCCCCTGGGCCCGACCCCGCGCTACGCCTACATTCCGCGCTGGGGCCTCTACGACCGCTTCGACGACGGCGACACGGCCGGCCAGGTCATCGCCGAACGCAGCGCCCCGGCGCCGGCCGCGGTGCGCCGCATGATCGTCGTGACCTTGGTGCTGCTGGGTGCGGCCGCGGTGCTGCACGTGCTCCGGTATGGACTGCTGTTGATCAACCGCAGCGTGCTGCTCGATCCGATCGTCGCGGCGCTGGGAACCTGGCTGCCGGTGGCGGCCAGCGCGGCGGCGTTCTTCGCCGTGGTGGCCACCGCACTGGTCCTGACCAACTGGCTGATCGCCCGCCGAGCGGCGGCGTACGCGCACGTGGGCAGCCCCGATCCCCGGTCGGCGCGCGAACTGTGGGCCGGCTGTCTGATCCCGTTCGTGAACCTGGTGCTGGCCCCGGTGTTCGTGATCGAACTGGCCCGGACCGAGCGGCGCACCGGCCTGCGCATCGTCAGCTGGTGGATCACTTGGTTCTTCAGCTATGTGCTGTCGGTGGCGTCCATCGTGACCACGGTGCTCACGATCTTCTACGACGGTGCCCAGCGCATCGCCGACAACACCGTCATCACCACCGTCGCCTATCTGGTCGCGATGGCCGCGCTGCTGCTGATGCTGCAGGTGTACGAGGGTTTCGAGCGGCAGCCGGTGGACCGGCCGTCGCGGCGCTGGGTGATGGTCGCGGTCGGGGCGGCCGGTGCCGAGCGACCGGACACCGGCGGCGAATCCGGCGTTCCGGTTGAGGCCGAGGACCGGAACCCGGCAGCATAG